Below is a genomic region from Streptomyces roseoviridis.
TCCCAGTCCGCGTCGGATTCCGTGCGGTGCACGGTGACGGTGGCGGCGACCCGGAGCGCTCCCCTGCCGTCGGAGGCCGGGATCTCGCTGTAGGCGGTGACGCTGGACAGGACGGAACGGGGGCGGGCGCCGCTGCCCCACGTGCAGTTCGCGTCCAGCACCGGCCAGGAGCCGGGGTCGCTCAGGTAGGGGCTCCGCTTGACGTAGTCCGGACCCCAGGCGTCGGGGCCGGCGACGATCGCGAGGGCCAGCCGTCCCGCGTCGTCGGAGGTCCTCGGCACGCGGGAGGGGTCCGGTGTGAAGTCGATACCGGTCGGTGCGGCGCTCGGGGTCGGCCTCGGGCTCGTGGCGGCCGGGGCCGACGTGCCGGTGGACGGGCCGGCATCGCCGTCGGGTTTGTCCCCGCCGCTCCCCGAGCATCCCGCCAGGACCAGCACCCCACCGGCCGCCAGCGCGCCACAGGCGCGCACCAGTCTTCGGCTCACGTCCGCCACGGTTCCCCCCACACGGTCACGAATTCCCCACGGTCGTGGGGAGATCGTACGGCGGGCCGGGTCAACTCACCCCGTTTACAACGTCATTGGGACGCGGCGATGACGGATCCGTTGCGGGCCGCGTCGTAGCGCTCGCGGGCCTCCTGCACGGCGGCGAGGCGGTGCTCGCTCCAGCGGGCGAGCTCCCACACCTGCCGGGCGGCCTCGCGGCCGAGGTCGGTGAGGCTGTAGTCGACGCGCGGCGGGATGACGGGCTTGGCGTCGCGGTGCACGAAGCCGTCGCGCTCCAGGGTCTGGAGGGTCTGGGCGAGCATCTTCTCGGTGACGCCGCCGATCGCGCGGCGCAGCTCGCTGAAGCGGTAGGAGCGCTCCAGCAGGGCGGCGAGGATCAGCACGCCCCAGCGGCTGGTGACGTGCTCCAGGACGAGGCGCGAGGGGCACATCGGCTCGTTGACGTCGGGTTTCGGCTTGGAGGCCGGGACGGTCTTGCCACTTACTCCCATGGAAGTACCTTACTTAAAAGTGGGTACTTACGAAAGGTTAGCGCCCTCCGTATGGTGAGTGCATGGCCCGCCGACCGCCGGGCCGCCGCCACCAGAACCGGGAGCAGCACATGAGCATCGTCGTCACCGGAGCCACCGGCCGCCTCGGCCGCCTCGTCATCGACGCCCTCCTCACCTCCGTGCCCGCCGAGTCCGTCGCCGCCGTGGTCCGTGACAAGGACAAGGCGGCCGACCTCGCCGAGCGCGGGGTCGAGCTGCGGGTCGCCGACTACGACCGCCCCGAGACCCTGGCCGACGCCTTCGGCTCCGGCGACCGGGTGCTGCTGATCTCCGGCAACGAGGTCGGGCGACGGCTGCCCCAGCACGAGGCGGTCGTCACCGCCGCCAAGGCCGCCGGGGTCGCCCAGCTCGCGTACACCGGCATCCTCGGCGGACCCGAGGCCGACTTCGTCCTCGCCGATGAGCACAAGGCGACCGAGCGGGCGATCCTCGACTCCGGCCTGCCGTACACCTTCCTCCGCAACGGCTGGTACACCGAGAACTACACCGACAACCTCGCCCCCGTCCTCGCGCACGGCGCCGTCGTCTCCAACGCCGGCGAGGGCCGGGTCGCCTCCGCCGCCCGCGCCGACTACGCCGCCGCGGCCGCGGCCGTGCTCACCGGTCCGCTCGACGAGCACCTGGGGAAGGCGTACGAGCTGAGTGGGGACGTCTCGTGGTCCCTGGCCGAGTACGCGGCCGAGGTGGCCCGCCTGTCCGGCCGCGCGATCTCCTTCACGAACGTACCGGCCGAGACCCATCGGGAGATCCTCGTCGGCGCCGGTGTGCCGCGCCCGTTCGCCGAGATCCTGGTCGACGTGGACGAGGCCGTCGCGCGCGGCGCGCTCGCGGCCCGCGGTGACGACCTGTCCCGGCTGATCGGCCGTCCGACCACCCCGGTCGCCGAGACGATCGAAGCCGCCCTCGCCGCTTCCTGACCTGGGTCCCGCCTCCCCAGGGGGAAGTCAGGACCGTATGGCGATACGGGCATGACAGGTGGGCCTCCGCGGCGCTACCGTCGACAGGAGCGCGGCGCAGGGCCGGCAGGGCAGGAGGTCCGGTGAAGACGGAGCACGAGGCAAGAGCGGGGCTGTTCTACGGAATGGCCGCCTACGGCATCTGGGGTCTCTTCCCCCTCTACTGGCCGCTCCTCGAACCCGCCGGCGCGGTCGAGATCCTCGCCCACCGGATGGTCT
It encodes:
- a CDS encoding helix-turn-helix domain-containing protein, translating into MGVSGKTVPASKPKPDVNEPMCPSRLVLEHVTSRWGVLILAALLERSYRFSELRRAIGGVTEKMLAQTLQTLERDGFVHRDAKPVIPPRVDYSLTDLGREAARQVWELARWSEHRLAAVQEARERYDAARNGSVIAASQ
- a CDS encoding SDR family oxidoreductase, with protein sequence MSIVVTGATGRLGRLVIDALLTSVPAESVAAVVRDKDKAADLAERGVELRVADYDRPETLADAFGSGDRVLLISGNEVGRRLPQHEAVVTAAKAAGVAQLAYTGILGGPEADFVLADEHKATERAILDSGLPYTFLRNGWYTENYTDNLAPVLAHGAVVSNAGEGRVASAARADYAAAAAAVLTGPLDEHLGKAYELSGDVSWSLAEYAAEVARLSGRAISFTNVPAETHREILVGAGVPRPFAEILVDVDEAVARGALAARGDDLSRLIGRPTTPVAETIEAALAAS